From the genome of Halomonas sp. I5-271120, one region includes:
- a CDS encoding HAD family phosphatase, whose protein sequence is MPNRLCLLFDSDGTLVDSEILLAEVMAEILTPFGLPFTARQYMDEFRGVRFLSIVQELETRFGALGETQLAAMEAAMRERMATRMQNELLAIDGMPLALEALSAHPKAVVSNGPEAKIRCAMQSTEMAHHFDNNLFSAYTLGVWKPDPALYLKAAEAMGYPPERCVVIDDAAVGIEAGLAAGMQVVHLNHFADQESTPAGAHAIHHARELPAVIDTLSRQSA, encoded by the coding sequence ATGCCAAACCGCCTATGCCTGCTCTTCGACTCCGACGGCACCCTGGTCGATAGCGAGATTCTGCTCGCCGAGGTCATGGCCGAAATTCTCACCCCGTTCGGCCTGCCCTTTACCGCCCGTCAGTACATGGACGAATTTCGTGGCGTGCGCTTCCTGTCGATCGTCCAGGAGCTCGAGACGCGCTTTGGTGCACTCGGCGAGACGCAACTAGCGGCGATGGAAGCCGCCATGCGGGAGCGCATGGCGACGCGCATGCAAAACGAGCTTCTGGCGATCGACGGCATGCCACTCGCGCTGGAAGCGCTTTCCGCGCATCCCAAGGCCGTCGTCTCCAACGGCCCCGAGGCCAAGATCCGCTGCGCCATGCAAAGCACCGAGATGGCACACCACTTCGACAACAACTTGTTCAGCGCCTATACCCTGGGCGTTTGGAAGCCCGACCCGGCGCTCTACCTCAAGGCCGCCGAGGCCATGGGTTATCCGCCCGAGCGCTGCGTGGTCATCGACGACGCCGCGGTGGGCATTGAAGCCGGGCTCGCCGCCGGCATGCAGGTCGTGCACCTCAACCATTTTGCCGACCAGGAAAGCACTCCCGCGGGCGCCCACGCGATTCACCATGCCCGCGAGTTGCCTGCCGTGATCGACACCCTGTCCCGTCAAAGCGCCTGA
- a CDS encoding HAD family phosphatase, giving the protein MTIPRCLLFDCDGTLVDSEPLLAAEMAYSLTALGLPFASSDYMGEFRGARFMNIVAELQRRHGAIDPDALRLGESGMRARLAERLASELTPLPGVREALDALAGYPRAVVSNGPESKIRTGLKTTGLSDYFGDRLISGYTVQCWKPDPCLYLHAASLMGYEARECIAIDDAIVGVKAALAAGMQVIHLNRFPDVETTPEGAIQISNMHQLPTVIAHLAHEAVASLSL; this is encoded by the coding sequence ATGACAATTCCGCGATGCCTGCTGTTCGATTGCGATGGCACCTTGGTCGACAGCGAACCCCTGCTGGCCGCCGAGATGGCGTACAGCTTGACGGCGCTTGGCCTGCCCTTCGCATCCAGTGACTACATGGGTGAGTTCCGCGGCGCCCGCTTCATGAATATCGTTGCCGAACTGCAGCGCCGCCACGGCGCCATCGACCCCGACGCTCTCCGTCTCGGCGAAAGCGGCATGCGCGCACGCCTGGCCGAAAGGCTGGCCAGCGAGCTCACCCCCTTGCCCGGCGTTCGCGAGGCGCTGGACGCGCTGGCCGGCTACCCCAGAGCAGTGGTCTCCAACGGGCCGGAGTCCAAGATTCGCACCGGCCTCAAGACGACCGGCCTGAGCGACTACTTTGGCGACCGGCTGATCAGCGGCTATACCGTTCAATGCTGGAAACCCGACCCCTGCCTGTACCTGCATGCCGCCTCCCTGATGGGCTATGAGGCACGCGAGTGCATCGCCATCGACGATGCCATCGTCGGCGTCAAGGCAGCCCTGGCCGCCGGCATGCAGGTGATTCACCTGAACCGCTTCCCGGACGTGGAGACCACGCCGGAAGGCGCGATCCAGATCAGCAACATGCACCAGCTGCCCACCGTGATCGCCCATCTGGCTCATGAGGCGGTCGCCAGCCTGTCACTCTGA
- a CDS encoding TRAP transporter substrate-binding protein — protein sequence MTRNWIDPKTKHSMKRGLFTGGLLAAAMAMAGAAQAFDLRFGHGGTDDTAYQLGAEKFQELVGENSNGEIGVQILGNSVLGHETEMFEQQMAGALDMSIINPGLITDFSPTANVFSIPFMYRDVDHWRAVLDGPVGREIADKIEDETGVKVLAFFGGGKRQIVSTRPLESLDDLEGMKLRTNPTKPLITAWSALGAEPTVMAWKEIYTGLQLGAIDGLLNEAEWIQRMRFHEVAPHIGLSQHDITVRLLTMSEMTWDRLDADAQQAVMKAAQESATYARGVQLEQDAEALDQLVEEGATLHELDRERMQEIVKAPLTKVIEDMGLTELHQKIINAG from the coding sequence ATGACCCGGAACTGGATCGATCCAAAAACAAAGCACTCCATGAAGCGCGGCCTGTTCACCGGCGGTTTGCTCGCAGCGGCAATGGCCATGGCGGGCGCCGCTCAGGCATTCGACCTCCGCTTTGGACACGGCGGCACCGACGACACCGCCTATCAGTTGGGGGCCGAGAAATTCCAGGAACTAGTCGGCGAGAACAGCAATGGCGAGATCGGCGTGCAGATCCTCGGCAACTCCGTGCTCGGCCATGAAACCGAGATGTTCGAACAGCAGATGGCGGGGGCGCTGGACATGTCGATCATCAACCCAGGGTTGATTACCGACTTTTCGCCCACCGCCAATGTCTTCTCGATTCCCTTCATGTATCGCGACGTCGACCACTGGCGGGCGGTACTCGACGGCCCGGTGGGTCGCGAGATCGCCGACAAGATCGAGGACGAAACTGGCGTCAAGGTGCTCGCCTTCTTCGGCGGCGGCAAACGCCAGATCGTCAGCACTCGGCCGCTCGAGAGCCTCGATGACCTGGAAGGCATGAAGCTGCGCACCAACCCCACCAAGCCCCTGATCACCGCCTGGTCGGCCTTGGGCGCCGAGCCCACCGTGATGGCCTGGAAAGAGATCTACACCGGCCTTCAGTTGGGCGCCATCGACGGCCTGCTCAATGAAGCCGAATGGATCCAGCGCATGCGCTTTCATGAGGTGGCGCCCCATATCGGGCTCTCGCAGCACGATATCACCGTGCGCCTGCTGACCATGTCGGAAATGACCTGGGACCGCCTCGACGCCGATGCACAACAGGCCGTCATGAAGGCCGCGCAGGAATCCGCCACCTACGCCCGTGGGGTACAGCTCGAGCAGGACGCCGAGGCTCTGGACCAGCTAGTTGAAGAGGGTGCGACGCTCCACGAGCTTGATCGCGAGCGCATGCAGGAAATCGTCAAGGCGCCGCTCACCAAGGTGATAGAAGACATGGGGCTGACCGAGCTCCACCAGAAGATCATTAACGCCGGTTAA
- a CDS encoding TRAP transporter small permease encodes MPTLIHGLSRLNRLLERGLHLILLALLTGFIALIIYQIVSRNLPLLPRLYWTEEFSRFAFQWMIMLGTAVGVLHADHFVLEAFPRGSRADLITRWIRDLACLAVGIIFIVYGKDFALSGLRRHATASGLSMVYVYSAFLISGIFISLFSAQRLLHALHEGMESMEAALNTPSEIDSISESADPHGAELGELAPALNDPDRSAS; translated from the coding sequence ATGCCGACACTGATTCACGGCCTGTCTCGCCTCAACCGACTCCTGGAGCGCGGTCTACACCTGATTCTGCTGGCTCTGCTGACCGGTTTCATTGCGCTGATTATCTACCAGATTGTCAGCCGCAACCTGCCGCTATTGCCACGGCTTTACTGGACCGAAGAATTCAGCCGCTTTGCCTTCCAGTGGATGATCATGCTGGGCACTGCGGTGGGCGTGCTGCACGCGGATCACTTTGTGCTGGAGGCCTTCCCTCGTGGTTCACGGGCCGATCTGATCACCCGCTGGATCCGGGATCTGGCCTGCCTGGCGGTAGGGATCATTTTCATCGTCTACGGCAAGGATTTCGCGCTGTCCGGCCTCAGACGCCACGCCACCGCCTCTGGCCTATCAATGGTCTATGTTTATTCGGCCTTCCTTATCAGCGGCATCTTCATCTCACTGTTCAGCGCCCAGCGGCTGCTGCATGCCCTGCATGAAGGCATGGAGAGCATGGAGGCGGCCCTCAATACGCCAAGCGAAATCGACTCGATCTCCGAGTCCGCTGATCCGCATGGCGCCGAGCTCGGTGAGCTTGCCCCCGCCCTTAACGACCCTGACAGGAGCGCTTCATGA
- a CDS encoding translation initiation factor Sui1: MASLHDQLRGLVYSTEHGETCPDCRQPINDCECQALAERERLAGLDGIVRIRRETSGRKGKGVTTIDGVPLPEAELKALAKTLKKRCGTGGAVKDGIIEIQGDQRDALKDALEAQGYKVKLAGG, encoded by the coding sequence ATGGCTTCCCTGCACGATCAACTGCGCGGCCTCGTCTATTCCACCGAGCATGGTGAGACCTGCCCCGACTGCCGACAGCCGATCAACGACTGCGAGTGCCAAGCATTGGCCGAACGCGAGCGCCTCGCCGGCCTGGATGGCATCGTGCGCATCCGCCGCGAGACCAGCGGTCGCAAGGGCAAGGGCGTGACCACCATCGACGGCGTGCCGCTTCCAGAGGCCGAGCTGAAGGCTCTGGCCAAGACCCTCAAGAAACGCTGCGGCACCGGTGGCGCCGTCAAGGACGGGATCATCGAGATCCAGGGCGACCAGCGAGATGCGCTCAAGGACGCCCTGGAAGCTCAGGGGTACAAGGTCAAGCTGGCCGGCGGTTAG
- a CDS encoding TRAP transporter large permease: MIPMDWIFVLPWLLFGLLGVLIIAGVPIAMALVLTAVGVITLDPRLTYWVMFQRMYNGMDSFVLLAVPLFLLAGNLMNAARITDRLITLCMRLVGHLKGALAHVNVLVSMLFAGVSGSSTADSAGVGTVLIPAMKREGYPVNFAVAVTAASSVMGIIIPPSINMIVWGALTNTSIAGLFLGGILPGVMIGVTQLALNMGYVRRYQVPVRKRASLSELMSSGKDGLLAAGIPVVIIGGITLGLVTPTEAAVIAVLYALALGFVVYRELSVRQVLNASTDTVRLCSLSLFSLVGAAIFGYLISFYQIPPKLMAGVSISDPVVLLLIMTGVMLVIGTFMDSLPAMAIMAPIFQPLAMQAGVHPVQFGVIGVMALGLGLITPPYGLCLMISAKIGGIPLLKALATTMLYLTVMLAVIVLLIVYPDLVLAIPRLVAPDFV; encoded by the coding sequence ATGATCCCCATGGACTGGATCTTCGTGCTGCCGTGGCTGCTGTTCGGGCTGCTCGGCGTCTTGATCATCGCCGGTGTGCCGATCGCCATGGCCCTGGTGCTGACTGCTGTCGGCGTCATCACCCTCGACCCGCGGCTAACCTACTGGGTGATGTTCCAGCGCATGTACAACGGCATGGACTCCTTCGTGCTGCTGGCCGTGCCGCTGTTCCTGCTGGCCGGCAACCTGATGAATGCGGCTCGCATCACCGATCGCCTGATCACCCTCTGCATGCGTCTGGTGGGTCACCTGAAGGGTGCCCTTGCCCACGTCAACGTCCTCGTCAGCATGCTGTTTGCCGGCGTTTCCGGCTCATCCACTGCCGATAGCGCCGGTGTCGGCACTGTGCTGATTCCGGCCATGAAGCGCGAAGGGTATCCGGTCAACTTCGCCGTCGCGGTCACCGCCGCCTCGTCCGTGATGGGCATCATCATCCCGCCGTCGATCAACATGATCGTCTGGGGCGCGCTGACCAACACCTCGATCGCCGGGCTGTTTCTTGGTGGCATCCTGCCCGGCGTGATGATCGGCGTCACCCAGTTGGCGCTCAACATGGGCTATGTGCGCCGTTACCAGGTACCGGTGAGAAAGCGTGCCTCACTGTCCGAGCTAATGAGCTCCGGCAAGGATGGCCTGCTGGCGGCGGGTATTCCGGTAGTGATCATCGGCGGCATCACGCTTGGGCTGGTCACACCTACCGAAGCCGCCGTCATCGCCGTGCTATATGCCTTGGCGCTGGGCTTCGTGGTCTATCGTGAGCTCAGCGTGCGACAGGTGCTCAACGCCTCTACCGATACCGTGCGGCTATGCTCGCTGTCCTTGTTCAGCCTGGTCGGTGCGGCGATCTTCGGCTATCTGATCAGCTTCTACCAAATCCCCCCCAAGCTGATGGCCGGCGTTAGCATCAGCGACCCGGTCGTGCTGCTGCTGATCATGACGGGGGTAATGCTGGTGATCGGCACCTTCATGGACTCGCTGCCGGCCATGGCGATCATGGCGCCCATCTTTCAGCCACTGGCCATGCAGGCCGGAGTACATCCCGTACAATTCGGGGTCATCGGCGTCATGGCGCTAGGCCTGGGATTGATCACCCCGCCCTATGGCCTGTGCCTGATGATCTCGGCCAAGATCGGTGGCATTCCGTTGCTGAAAGCACTGGCCACCACGATGCTCTACCTGACGGTGATGCTGGCCGTCATCGTGCTGTTGATCGTTTATCCTGACCTGGTGCTGGCCATTCCGCGCCTGGTCGCGCCTGACTTCGTGTGA